From the genome of Cydia strobilella chromosome 21, ilCydStro3.1, whole genome shotgun sequence, one region includes:
- the LOC134751046 gene encoding uncharacterized protein LOC134751046, with translation MLKGSRKSKLTEIKLNEEELRKEARNILRKKQADQKRVTHLFLHERGLTEIPKPKNPTHIVYAYYHSNQITLIENLDLLYNLTHLHLQWNQLNKIQGLEKLYKLKKLYLSHNRISVVENLEKLKYLEELHIEKQDTTNPDGLCFDPRTMIAIGSSLRILNVSENKLTDVAWAKPLRRMEVLIAKKNNLNDFSDVADSLCTLISLVDVNFLGNPMNKKHRYKETIIARCSQLRVLDTVVLHTTSKTFLQSFDKALRLRQMHEKNKISMTQQGADEFLELNMLPGPRAHSAITIAETETNRKSNVTVVDATNNFMPRNFWNRTLPSPNETIAPPNKKVTVAVTPNGLADGITTNDEGKEYFVMPFEAEMTMTEFLDCLEQKRENYIPYIQKQNSNLTEDFKELLSDIQSEIPFASEAFNKSPDAVNFWMGDDRAVTSMHKDPYENIYCVIDGFKEFILIPPTDLPLVPYHRYPRAEFQYSEGWEIVPVKDEDETGLPWICVDPKQPDYTKYPQFKKAHKYRVSIEKGDCLYLPSLWFHHVTQSHGCIAVNYWYDMDFDIKYCYFKMLEKMCKF, from the exons atgttaaaaggtAGTCGGAAATCCAAATTAACAGAAATAAAGCTAAATGAAGAAGAACTTCGAAAAGAAGCGAGAAATATTCTTCGTAAAAAGCAAGCCGATCAAAAAAGGGTGACACATCTATTTTTGCATGAGAGAGGCCTGACTGAAATA CCCAAACCAAAAAATCCGACGCATATTGTATATGCTTACTATCACAGCAATCAGATAACGTTGATTGAGAACCTAGATCTTTTATACAACTTAACTCATTTACATCTTCAATGGAACCAATTAAACAAGATCCAAGGTCTGGAGAAACTTTACAAGTTGAAGAAGTTATATTTGAGCCATAACAGGATTAGTGTGGTTGAGAATTTAGAAAAACTGAAGTATTTGGAAGAACTTCATATAGAAAAGCAAGATACCACCAACCCGGACGGGCTGTGCTTTGATCCCAGAACTATGATAGCCATTGGG tcatcgctgCGAATTTTGAATGTATCAGAGAACAAGCTCACAGATGTTGCATGGGCTAAACCACTGCGCCGAATGGAAGTGCTAATAGCTAAGAAGAATAACCTAAATGATTTTTCC GACGTCGCGGATAGCCTTTGCACATTGATATCACTAGTGGATGTGAATTTCTTAGGCAACCCCATGAACAAAAAACATCGATACAAGGAAACAATCATAGCAAGATGTTCACAACTGC GAGTTTTAGATACTGTGGTTTTGCACACTACATCCAAAACTTTCCTCCAAAGTTTTGATAAAGCCCTTCGACTACGTCAAATGCACGAAAAGAATAAAATCAGTATGACACAACAAGGCGCAGATGAATTCCTCGAACTAAATATGTTGCCGGGACCACGAGCTCATAGCGCCATCACTATTGCCGAGACGGAGACGAACCGAAAATCGAATg TGACCGTGGTCGACGCTACCAACAACTTCATGCCACGCAATTTTTGGAATAGAACATTACCATCTCCCAACGAAACTATAGCTCCTCCGA ATAAAAAGGTGACAGTAGCGGTCACCCCCAATGGTCTCGCTGACGGCATCACCACCAATGATGAGGGGAAGGAATACTTTGTCATGCCATTTGAAGCGGAGATGACAATGACAGAGTTTTTAGATTGCTTAGAACAGAAAAG GGAAAACTATATACCATACATACAGAAACAAAATTCCAATCTAACGGAAGATTTCAAAGAACTATTATCTGACATACAATCAGAAATACCCTTTGCCAGCGAGGCATTCAACAAGTCACCTGACGCTGTCAACTTTTGGATGGGAGATGATAGGGCTGTGACATCAA TGCACAAAGACCCCTACGAGAACATCTACTGCGTGATAGACGGTTTCAAAGAGTTCATCCTCATACCACCCACGGATCTGCCTCTAGTGCCCTACCACCGCTACCCTAGGGCCGAGTTCCAGTACAGTGAGGGTTGGGAGATAGTGCCAGTGAAAGATGAAGATGAAACTGGGTTACCGTGGATTTGTGTAG ATCCCAAGCAGCCCGATTACACGAAATACCCCCAATTCAAGAAGGCCCACAAATACAGGGTGAGTATAGAGAAAGGCGACTGTCTCTACCTACCAAGCCTCTGGTTCCACCACGTGACGCAGAGCCATGGGTGCATAGCAGTCAACTATTGGTACGACATGGATTTCGATATCaagtattgttattttaagATGCTGGAGAAGATGtgtaagttttaa